From the Budorcas taxicolor isolate Tak-1 chromosome 1, Takin1.1, whole genome shotgun sequence genome, one window contains:
- the HTR1F gene encoding 5-hydroxytryptamine receptor 1F, which translates to MDFLNSSDQNLTSEELLNRMPSKILVSFILSGLALMTTTINSLVIAAIIVTRKLHHPANYLICSLAVTDFLVAVLVMPFSIVYIVRESWIMGQVVCDIWLSVDITCCTCSILHLSAIALDRYRAITDAVEYARKRTPKHAGIMITIVWIISIFISMPPLFWRHQGTSQEDECIIKHDHIVSTIYSTFGAFYIPLTLILILYYKIYKAAKTLYHKRQASRIAKEEMNGQVLLESGEKSSRLVSTPYMLEKSLSDPSTDFDKIHSTVKSPRSEFKHERSWRRQKISGTRERKAATTLGLILGAFVICWLPFFVKELVVNVCEKCKISEEMSNFLTWLGYLNSLINPLIYTIFNEDFKKAFQKLVRCRC; encoded by the coding sequence atggattTCTTGAATTCATCTGATCAAAACTTGACCTCAGAAGAACTGTTAAACAGAATGCCATCCAAAATTCTGGtgtccttcattctctctggactGGCACTGATGACAACCACCATTAACTCACTTGTGATTGCTGCAATTATTGTTACCCGAAAGCTGCACCACCCAGCCAACTACTTAATTTGCTCCCTTGCAGTCACAGATTTCCTTGTAGCCGTTCTGGTGATGCCTTTCAGCATTGTGTATATTGTGAGAGAGAGCTGGATTATGGGACAAGTGGTCTGTGACATCTGGCTGAGCGTTGACATTACATGCTGTACATGTTCCATCTTGCATCTCTCTGCTATAGCTTTGGATCGGTACCGGGCAATCACTGATGCTGTTGAGTATGCCAGGAAAAGGACTCCCAAGCATGCTGGCATTATGATTACCATAGTTTGGATTATATCTATTTTTATCTCTATGCCTCCTCTATTCTGGAGGCACCAAGGAACTAGTCAAGAGGATGAGTGCATCATCAAACACGACCACATCGTTTCCACTATTTACTCAACATTTGGAGCTTTCTACATCCCATTAACATTGATTTTGATCCTCTATTACAAAATATATAAGGCAGCAAAGACGTTATATCACAAGAGGCAAGCAAGTAGGATTGCCAAGGAGGAAATGAATGGCCAAGTCCTTTTGGAGAGTGGTGAAAAAAGCTCTAGACTGGTCTCCACACCGTACATGCTAGAAAAGTCTTTATCTGATCCATCAACGGACTTTGATAAAATTCATAGCACAGTGAAAAGTCCCAGGTCTGAATTCAAGCATGAgagatcttggagaaggcaaaagATCTCAGGCACAAGAGAACGCAAAGCAGCCACTACCCTGGGATTAATTTTGGGTGCATTTGTAATATGTTGGCTTCCTTTCTTTGTAAAAGAATTGGTTGTTAATGTCTGTGAAAAGTGTAAGATTTCTGAAGAAATGTCAAATTTTTTGACATGGCTTGGATATCTCAATTCCCTTATAAACCCACTGATTTATACAATCTTTAATGAAGACTTCAAGAAAGCATTCCAAAAACTTGTGCGATGTCGATGTTAG